A stretch of Gemmobacter fulvus DNA encodes these proteins:
- the ilvA gene encoding threonine ammonia-lyase IlvA, with the protein MTDFAKAARRTCEALRDLFEATPLQRNDHLSTRYGAEIWLKREDLTPVRSYKLRGAFNAMRKVRATQPDQGHFVCASAGNHAQGVAYACRHFEVKGTIFMPVTTPQQKIDKTRTFGGAAVEIVLTGDYFDQTLAASQAYCREKGAHFLSPFDDPDVIEGQASVAVEILDQLGQAPDLVILPVGGGGLASGVTAYLRQAAPDTDFRFVEPLGGASLTAALEAGQPVTLPRINSFVDGAAVARLGVNTFARLDWVPPEQVLLAPEDRICVTMLEMLNVEGIVLEPAGALSVDVLPVLADQIRGKTVVCVTSGGNFDFERLPEVKERAQRYSGLKKYFILRMPQRPGALREFLMMLGAEDDIARFEYLKKSARNFGSVLIGIETKSADNFAQLYGRMDAAGFTYRDITGDESLAEFLI; encoded by the coding sequence ATGACCGATTTTGCCAAAGCCGCCCGCCGCACCTGTGAAGCCCTGCGCGACCTGTTCGAGGCCACGCCGCTGCAACGCAATGACCATCTTTCGACCCGTTATGGGGCCGAAATCTGGCTGAAGCGCGAGGATCTGACGCCGGTGCGCAGCTACAAGCTGCGCGGGGCGTTCAATGCCATGCGCAAGGTGCGGGCAACCCAACCGGATCAGGGCCATTTCGTCTGTGCCAGCGCGGGCAACCATGCGCAGGGCGTGGCCTATGCCTGTCGCCATTTCGAGGTGAAGGGCACGATCTTCATGCCGGTGACAACGCCGCAGCAAAAGATCGACAAGACGCGCACCTTTGGTGGTGCTGCCGTCGAGATCGTGCTGACCGGCGACTATTTCGATCAGACGCTGGCGGCGAGCCAAGCCTATTGCCGCGAGAAGGGGGCGCATTTCCTGTCGCCCTTCGATGACCCGGATGTGATCGAAGGTCAGGCCTCGGTGGCGGTGGAAATTCTGGATCAGCTGGGGCAGGCACCGGATCTGGTGATCCTGCCGGTGGGCGGCGGCGGGCTGGCCTCGGGCGTGACGGCCTATTTGCGGCAGGCGGCCCCGGACACCGATTTCCGCTTTGTCGAACCCTTGGGCGGTGCGAGCCTGACGGCGGCGCTGGAGGCGGGTCAGCCGGTGACATTACCGCGCATCAACAGTTTCGTCGATGGTGCTGCGGTGGCGCGGCTGGGGGTGAACACCTTTGCGCGGCTGGATTGGGTTCCGCCGGAACAGGTGCTGCTGGCCCCTGAGGACCGGATCTGCGTGACCATGCTGGAGATGCTCAACGTCGAAGGCATCGTGCTGGAACCGGCGGGGGCGCTGTCGGTCGATGTGCTGCCGGTGCTGGCCGATCAGATCCGGGGCAAGACGGTGGTCTGCGTCACCTCGGGCGGCAATTTCGATTTTGAACGCCTGCCCGAAGTGAAGGAGCGCGCGCAACGCTATTCCGGGCTGAAGAAATACTTCATCCTGCGGATGCCGCAACGCCCCGGTGCGCTGCGCGAATTTCTGATGATGCTGGGGGCCGAGGATGACATCGCCCGCTTTGAATACCTCAAGAAATCGGCGCGCAACTTCGGCTCTGTCCTGATCGGGATCGAAACGAAATCGGCAGACAATTTTGCGCAGCTTTATGGGCGCATGGATGCGGCCGGGTTCACCTATCGTGACATCACCGGCGATGAATCCCTGGCCGAATTCCTGATCTGA